The proteins below come from a single Chitinophaga pinensis DSM 2588 genomic window:
- a CDS encoding NAD(P)H-dependent oxidoreductase: MTKVFIINGGQQFGHSGGRFNETVSAATAEFFTNRPGFEVKTTNINHAYDLKEEVEKYKWADVVIYHTPIWWFQLPHGFKAYIDKVFTEGHGTGIYKSDGRSSANPAINYGTGGMLHGKQYMVTTSWNAPKEAFTLPDEFFQQTSVDDGILFGFHRMNAFIGMKPLPGMHFHDIEKNADIPRDLGGYTAHLENVFTNLN, from the coding sequence ATGACAAAGGTATTTATCATCAATGGAGGTCAGCAGTTCGGCCATTCCGGCGGCCGTTTCAATGAAACTGTTTCGGCAGCTACCGCTGAATTTTTTACAAACAGACCGGGCTTTGAGGTGAAAACCACCAATATCAATCACGCATACGATCTGAAGGAGGAGGTGGAAAAGTATAAATGGGCAGATGTCGTGATCTATCATACACCGATCTGGTGGTTTCAATTGCCGCATGGCTTTAAAGCATATATAGACAAGGTATTTACGGAAGGGCATGGTACGGGTATTTATAAGAGCGATGGCCGTTCTTCTGCCAATCCTGCCATCAATTATGGTACAGGAGGGATGTTGCATGGTAAGCAATATATGGTCACTACTTCCTGGAATGCGCCTAAAGAGGCGTTCACATTACCGGATGAGTTCTTTCAGCAGACCAGCGTAGACGATGGGATACTGTTTGGTTTCCACCGCATGAATGCATTTATTGGTATGAAACCATTACCGGGTATGCACTTTCATGACATAGAAAAGAATGCGGATATCCCAAGGGATCTGGGGGGGTATACGGCTCACCTGGAAAATGTATTTACAAACCTGAATTAA